In Microbulbifer salipaludis, a genomic segment contains:
- a CDS encoding glycosyltransferase family 39 protein produces MRRDRRWWIYAALYLMVVVGIWLRVEHVFSHNPMDHIWSDPQRHWEQGTEALRRDPMTLTDPVMYQIYIGVLGKLTLGEPLLVAFFTALLACLTPWIWYRFARELMPDHLQATAVWAGISLLPSWIAIYGYFMQETLLLPLLGAALYASWRCRRKQTVASFLLMVVLWALAGLTRGIAIPLAAVVTTWLWLVQPQKVAKAGYSLVVLGLLMGPLAYRSYAAMHMISPHGIGQLVALYARSGKREIHVHYVREDGAQWTYWFGSPSTGEQPLAPLSDWTTSRDGHVQAHIQIENAREDWASAMARYPLTLERYLALARENLIYLFFGSSWPDNNHERLLESVSHHSRWVWAPLALVLLLGTVYCWRRLKGARLFAVVLGTWVLVQGLLPIAVNEGRYRKPAEGLLLVQALLVAGALRRRASAKSGRQWINQSELVPAQRQPQTAQLLREAGDSRRQRETDDASA; encoded by the coding sequence TTGCGCAGAGATCGGCGCTGGTGGATCTACGCCGCGCTTTACCTGATGGTCGTTGTTGGCATCTGGTTGCGGGTAGAGCATGTGTTTTCGCACAACCCCATGGATCACATCTGGAGTGATCCGCAACGTCACTGGGAGCAGGGTACCGAAGCATTGCGCCGGGATCCCATGACCCTGACGGACCCGGTGATGTACCAGATCTATATCGGCGTGCTCGGGAAATTGACGCTGGGTGAGCCACTGCTGGTGGCTTTTTTCACCGCGCTGCTCGCCTGTCTGACCCCCTGGATCTGGTATCGCTTCGCGCGGGAACTGATGCCTGACCATTTGCAGGCGACGGCGGTGTGGGCGGGTATTTCCCTGTTGCCTTCATGGATCGCCATTTACGGCTATTTCATGCAGGAAACGCTGCTGCTGCCACTACTCGGCGCCGCGCTCTATGCCAGCTGGCGCTGCCGGCGCAAGCAGACTGTAGCGAGTTTTTTGCTGATGGTTGTGCTTTGGGCGCTCGCCGGATTGACCCGCGGTATCGCGATCCCTCTGGCCGCGGTGGTGACCACTTGGCTGTGGTTGGTGCAACCGCAGAAAGTGGCCAAGGCGGGTTATAGCCTTGTGGTACTGGGGTTGCTGATGGGGCCGCTGGCCTACCGCAGTTATGCGGCGATGCACATGATCTCGCCCCATGGCATTGGCCAGCTGGTGGCACTGTATGCGCGCTCGGGTAAACGTGAGATTCACGTGCACTATGTGCGTGAAGATGGTGCCCAGTGGACATACTGGTTTGGCTCGCCGTCCACCGGCGAGCAGCCGCTGGCGCCGCTCAGTGACTGGACCACTTCGCGTGATGGCCATGTGCAGGCACACATTCAAATCGAGAACGCGCGCGAAGACTGGGCCAGCGCGATGGCACGCTACCCACTGACGCTGGAACGGTACCTGGCGCTTGCCAGGGAAAACCTGATCTATCTTTTTTTCGGTTCATCCTGGCCGGATAACAATCACGAACGATTGCTGGAGTCGGTAAGCCATCACAGCCGCTGGGTGTGGGCGCCACTCGCGTTAGTGCTTTTACTCGGCACCGTGTATTGCTGGCGTCGGTTGAAGGGAGCACGCTTGTTTGCCGTGGTGCTTGGGACCTGGGTGCTGGTGCAGGGTTTGTTACCCATCGCCGTGAATGAAGGGCGCTACCGCAAGCCCGCGGAAGGGCTGTTGCTGGTGCAGGCGCTATTGGTGGCTGGTGCCCTGCGTCGCCGCGCGTCTGCCAAAAGTGGGCGGCAGTGGATCAACCAGTCCGAGCTAGTGCCTGCGCAGCGCCAGCCGCAGACAGCGCAGCTCTTGCGTGAAGCGGGCGACAGCCGCCGGCAGCGGGAGACCGACGATGCGTCTGCCTGA
- a CDS encoding GtrA family protein, translating into MRLPEYIRCLLPRAVRFAAVGGVATAIQYTVLVLLVELFGVVAIAASALAYGLSALANYLLNYHFTFGGAVEHSRSLPKFVAVAVVGLAINTLCFALAATQLPYLAAQVVATLVTLAGNFLLHQYWVYREPKWNP; encoded by the coding sequence ATGCGTCTGCCTGAGTACATACGCTGCCTGCTGCCGCGGGCTGTCCGCTTTGCCGCGGTGGGCGGAGTGGCTACGGCGATTCAGTATACGGTTCTTGTACTACTGGTAGAGCTGTTCGGGGTGGTCGCGATCGCGGCGTCGGCACTGGCCTATGGTTTGTCGGCCCTGGCGAATTACCTGCTGAATTACCACTTCACCTTCGGCGGTGCGGTGGAGCATAGCCGATCGCTGCCGAAGTTTGTTGCGGTAGCGGTGGTGGGGCTCGCCATTAACACGCTATGTTTTGCGCTCGCAGCCACCCAGCTGCCTTATCTGGCGGCACAGGTTGTGGCGACACTGGTCACGCTGGCGGGTAATTTTCTGTTGCACCAATATTGGGTATATCGGGAGCCAAAATGGAATCCTTAG
- a CDS encoding isoprenylcysteine carboxylmethyltransferase family protein yields the protein MKKIKTKSVGAGSAGQKKYRARRQKTAGGAAQGIAGDGIQCPEAPTRVWINLIALAISLAAVVWLREYGQDFAVRTQSLVVVAVALALPIIVLEWLFLKPYRNPSAGLDFRRKNHSVRRTLVKLLGFYLAVGSVVFVYWLFPEYHGSFYDNYFAVARAVLPWWMLLAVPYFYLLDGAMREPKDSYWQLGSWLLGNRVGVSGKAVGQLYLGWLVKLFFLPLMFVYLGNNLNTLLNFDVARLFGSFKAVFDFTFNFLFYIDLLFVTVGYVCTLRLFDSHIRTAEPSFLGWGVALIGYQPFWSLFSGTYLKYDDAPAWGYWFWETPMMYGIWGTGILLLIAIYVWASIPFGIRFSNLTHRGILTNGPYRFTKHPAYVSKNLSWWMISMPFMVSASGPEALRHSLLLLLVNFIYFMRARTEERHLSWDPTYVAYARYIEQRGLFAVLGRWFPALRFGHGRLFYGGESASAEPLVSGASSSVSSSPSNSAGPARA from the coding sequence ATGAAAAAAATAAAAACCAAGTCGGTAGGGGCGGGGAGCGCCGGTCAAAAAAAATACCGTGCCCGTCGCCAGAAAACGGCGGGGGGCGCAGCCCAAGGTATTGCCGGTGACGGGATCCAGTGCCCCGAGGCGCCCACCCGCGTGTGGATCAATCTTATCGCGCTGGCCATTTCCCTGGCGGCGGTGGTTTGGTTGCGCGAGTACGGCCAGGACTTCGCGGTAAGAACCCAGTCCCTGGTGGTGGTGGCCGTTGCGCTGGCGCTGCCCATCATTGTGCTGGAGTGGCTGTTCCTCAAACCCTATCGCAACCCCTCGGCGGGGCTGGATTTTCGTCGCAAGAACCACAGCGTGCGCCGCACTCTAGTGAAGCTGCTCGGTTTTTATCTGGCGGTCGGTTCGGTGGTCTTTGTGTACTGGCTGTTCCCGGAATACCACGGATCGTTTTACGACAACTACTTCGCCGTAGCGCGCGCGGTGTTGCCGTGGTGGATGCTATTGGCGGTTCCGTATTTCTATCTGCTGGACGGGGCCATGCGCGAGCCCAAAGACAGCTACTGGCAACTGGGCAGCTGGCTACTGGGTAATCGGGTGGGCGTTTCCGGAAAAGCGGTGGGTCAGTTGTATCTCGGCTGGCTGGTGAAGCTTTTCTTTCTGCCACTGATGTTTGTCTACCTGGGCAATAACCTGAACACGCTGCTGAATTTTGATGTTGCGCGCCTGTTTGGCAGCTTCAAGGCGGTCTTCGATTTCACGTTCAATTTCCTTTTTTACATCGACCTGCTGTTTGTCACCGTGGGCTACGTGTGCACCCTGCGTCTGTTCGATTCCCATATCCGCACCGCGGAACCGAGTTTTCTCGGCTGGGGTGTAGCGCTGATTGGCTATCAGCCGTTCTGGAGCCTGTTTTCCGGTACTTACCTGAAGTACGACGATGCGCCCGCGTGGGGTTACTGGTTCTGGGAAACGCCGATGATGTACGGCATCTGGGGCACCGGCATCCTGCTGCTGATTGCGATCTATGTGTGGGCCAGTATTCCGTTTGGCATTCGATTTTCGAACCTTACCCACCGGGGTATCCTCACCAATGGCCCCTACCGCTTCACCAAACACCCGGCGTATGTGAGTAAAAACCTCTCCTGGTGGATGATCTCAATGCCCTTCATGGTCAGCGCCAGCGGCCCCGAGGCATTGCGACACTCGCTGCTGTTATTGTTGGTGAATTTTATTTATTTCATGCGTGCACGCACGGAAGAGCGGCATCTCTCCTGGGATCCCACCTACGTTGCCTACGCCCGGTATATCGAGCAGCGAGGCCTGTTCGCCGTTCTCGGTCGCTGGTTCCCTGCGCTGCGTTTTGGTCACGGACGCCTGTTTTACGGTGGAGAATCCGCGTCGGCGGAGCCGCTGGTATCCGGCGCTTCCAGTTCTGTCTCCAGTTCCCCTTCGAATAGCGCCGGGCCGGCGCGCGCCTGA
- a CDS encoding glycosyltransferase family 2 protein: MESLVEPSVRPVWEKGAPSLAIVVPCYNEEAVIVETAAALLAALDQLEAAGRASVASKIYFVDDGSMDATWPLLERLAAEHTRIVAVALSCNRGHQNALYAGLSQTSEDMVVSIDADLQDGPENIAPMIDAFLDGHEIVFGVREKRETDTWFKRMSAEGYYRLMRGLGVDLVFNHADFRLMSRRAVDTLLEYPETNLFLRGMVRELGFRSTSVSYARRRRLAGESKYPLRRMLSLGWRGVTAYSIAPLRAITLLGLIAGGIALALIAWVLAVKLFSGNAVPGWASIMLPVLFIGSVQLLCLGVIGEYLGKIYQEVKRRPRFHLREIVGKGTPENHRVRPLADRVGEGQSSD, encoded by the coding sequence ATGGAATCCTTAGTGGAGCCGTCAGTCCGGCCGGTTTGGGAAAAAGGCGCCCCGTCACTGGCGATTGTTGTCCCCTGCTACAACGAAGAGGCGGTGATTGTGGAGACTGCGGCGGCGTTACTCGCCGCGCTGGATCAGCTGGAAGCCGCCGGGCGCGCCAGTGTCGCGTCGAAAATCTATTTTGTGGATGACGGCAGTATGGATGCCACCTGGCCCCTGCTGGAGCGGCTCGCCGCTGAACATACGCGCATCGTGGCGGTGGCCCTGTCGTGTAATCGCGGGCATCAGAATGCGCTCTATGCCGGGCTCTCGCAGACGTCGGAAGATATGGTGGTGAGTATCGATGCGGACCTGCAGGACGGGCCCGAGAATATAGCGCCGATGATTGATGCGTTTCTCGACGGGCACGAAATTGTCTTTGGTGTGCGCGAGAAGCGCGAAACCGATACCTGGTTCAAGCGCATGAGCGCCGAGGGTTATTACCGGCTCATGCGGGGCCTGGGGGTGGATCTCGTATTTAACCATGCGGATTTCCGTCTGATGTCGCGGCGGGCAGTGGATACCCTGCTGGAGTACCCGGAAACCAACCTGTTTTTGCGGGGCATGGTGCGCGAATTGGGCTTTCGCTCCACAAGCGTTTCCTACGCGCGCCGTCGCCGCTTGGCCGGGGAGAGTAAATACCCCCTGCGCCGTATGCTGTCACTGGGGTGGCGGGGGGTGACCGCATACTCCATCGCCCCCCTGCGTGCGATTACGCTGCTGGGGCTGATCGCTGGCGGCATAGCACTGGCGCTGATCGCCTGGGTACTGGCGGTAAAGCTGTTTTCCGGCAACGCGGTGCCAGGCTGGGCATCCATCATGTTGCCGGTGCTGTTTATCGGCAGTGTGCAGTTGCTTTGCCTGGGGGTGATCGGTGAATATCTCGGCAAGATTTACCAAGAGGTCAAGCGTCGCCCGCGCTTTCATTTGCGTGAAATCGTGGGGAAGGGCACGCCGGAAAA